The following proteins are co-located in the Microbacterium immunditiarum genome:
- a CDS encoding 1-acyl-sn-glycerol-3-phosphate acyltransferase — protein MVIAPLVVILGLVLLVLIPVGWLIFFALLSLIPRHMRAPRIVWLVFVYVVWDAALLVCLLALWLASGFGWKLRSPAFVRAHYRLAAFFLRVLFWIFEAVLRLHVVTAGSDAADTALAHDEFVELFDHDLPLVVASRHGGPGDSFIVVHTMLNGVGRMPRIVLKDTLQWDPAIDVLLNRIPTRFIVPSGFAKVAIGGGRAVEAQIGALAEGLAGDDALVIFPEGGQATPLRRISRIERLRKAGRTDMAVRAEALRHVMPPQPGGVHAALTAAPDSDVVLIAHTGLERLSSMHDLWRELPMEKRIRMRAWRIPRADIPAEPDAQAEWLFGWFERLDAWIDAHDDAPRAD, from the coding sequence GTGGTGATCGCTCCCTTGGTGGTGATCCTGGGGCTCGTGCTGCTCGTGCTCATCCCGGTCGGCTGGCTGATCTTCTTCGCGCTGCTGTCGCTCATCCCCCGCCATATGCGCGCTCCGCGGATCGTGTGGCTCGTGTTCGTCTACGTCGTGTGGGACGCGGCACTGCTCGTGTGCCTGTTGGCGCTGTGGCTCGCGTCGGGGTTCGGCTGGAAGCTGCGATCGCCCGCCTTCGTGCGCGCGCACTATCGCCTCGCCGCCTTCTTCCTGCGCGTGCTGTTCTGGATCTTCGAGGCGGTCCTGCGCCTGCACGTCGTGACGGCAGGGTCGGATGCCGCGGACACCGCGCTCGCCCACGACGAGTTCGTCGAGCTCTTCGACCACGACCTGCCGCTCGTCGTGGCGAGCCGCCACGGAGGGCCGGGCGATTCGTTCATCGTCGTGCACACGATGCTGAACGGAGTGGGGCGGATGCCGCGCATCGTGCTCAAGGACACGCTCCAATGGGACCCGGCGATCGACGTTCTGCTCAACCGGATTCCCACTCGGTTCATCGTGCCGTCGGGCTTCGCGAAGGTCGCGATCGGCGGCGGCCGCGCCGTGGAGGCGCAGATCGGGGCGCTCGCCGAGGGGCTGGCGGGCGACGACGCGCTCGTCATCTTCCCCGAGGGCGGTCAGGCCACCCCGCTCCGGCGGATCAGCCGCATCGAGCGGCTGCGCAAGGCGGGCCGCACCGACATGGCGGTCCGCGCCGAAGCGCTGCGCCACGTCATGCCGCCGCAGCCCGGCGGTGTGCACGCGGCGCTCACGGCGGCGCCGGACTCGGACGTGGTGCTCATCGCGCATACGGGTCTCGAGCGGCTCTCGTCGATGCACGACCTCTGGCGCGAGCTTCCGATGGAGAAGCGCATCAGGATGCGCGCGTGGCGCATCCCACGCGCGGACATCCCGGCCGAGCCGGATGCCCAGGCGGAGTGGCTCTTCGGGTGGTTCGAGCGCCTCGACGCGTGGATCGACGCGCACGACGACGCACCGCGGGCGGACTGA
- a CDS encoding Pr6Pr family membrane protein, with translation MRSTTMASVWSAARAVMALAIIAAVVAQLAKSVGTAAELGRDVSVTIVNFFSFFTILSNTAAAGVLLWAVVWYWRRGRKADAEPAPLAVALTCVSTYMVVTGVVYNTLLRNIELPQGSEPIPWSNEILHLIGPVFLLVDVFVGPPRRRVPWSTVWIVAAFPILWAVYTLARGPLTVNPVTGDPYWYPYPFLNPNNTALEPIPGYPGVAVYVVAIAAVILGIGALVVWWRRRTGVGETDAAAAPEQEPAVAP, from the coding sequence ATGCGAAGCACGACGATGGCGTCCGTCTGGTCGGCCGCTCGCGCCGTGATGGCGCTGGCGATCATCGCGGCGGTCGTCGCCCAGCTCGCGAAGTCGGTCGGCACGGCCGCCGAGCTCGGGCGCGACGTCTCGGTCACGATCGTGAACTTCTTCAGCTTCTTCACGATCCTCTCGAACACCGCCGCAGCGGGCGTGCTGTTGTGGGCCGTGGTCTGGTACTGGAGGCGAGGACGAAAGGCGGATGCCGAGCCGGCACCCCTCGCGGTCGCGCTCACGTGCGTGAGCACGTACATGGTCGTCACGGGGGTCGTCTACAACACGCTGCTGCGCAACATCGAGCTGCCGCAGGGGAGCGAGCCGATCCCGTGGTCGAACGAGATCCTGCACCTGATCGGACCGGTCTTCCTCCTGGTCGATGTCTTCGTCGGACCCCCCCGGCGCCGTGTGCCGTGGTCGACCGTCTGGATCGTCGCCGCGTTCCCGATCCTGTGGGCGGTGTACACGCTGGCCCGTGGTCCCCTCACGGTGAACCCCGTCACGGGCGATCCGTACTGGTATCCGTACCCGTTTCTCAACCCGAACAACACGGCCCTCGAGCCCATCCCGGGGTACCCCGGCGTCGCCGTCTACGTCGTCGCGATCGCGGCAGTCATCCTCGGCATCGGCGCGCTCGTCGTGTGGTGGCGCCGGCGAACAGGCGTGGGCGAGACGGATGCCGCAGCCGCACCCGAGCAGGAACCGGCGGTGGCCCCGTAG
- a CDS encoding adenylosuccinate synthase, protein MPGIVIVGVQWGDEGKGKATDLLGDRTDWVVKFNGGNNAGHTVVIGDEKYALHLLPSGILSPGVNAVIGNGVVVDLEVLFAELEALHARGVDTSRLRVSANAHIITQYHRTLDKVTERFLGKRQIGTTGRGIGPAYADKINRVGIRVQDLFDENILRQKVEGALDQKNHLLLKVYNRRAITVDEVVEDLLSYVERLRPLVADTSLLLNDALDSGDVVVFEGGQATMLDVDHGTYPFVTSSSATAGGAATGSGVGPNRLDRIVGIVKAYTTRVGSGPFPTELHDEKGDWLRSRGFEFGTTTGRPRRVGWYDAPLTRYATRINGITDLVLTKLDILTGLEQIPVCVAYHVEGERFDDVPVSQSDFHHAKPIYEYFPGWSEDISTARSFDDLPQAARDYVLALEEMSGTRISVIGVGAARDAVVVRHDLID, encoded by the coding sequence ATGCCAGGCATCGTGATCGTCGGAGTGCAGTGGGGAGACGAGGGCAAGGGCAAAGCCACTGACCTGCTCGGCGATCGCACCGACTGGGTCGTCAAGTTCAACGGCGGCAACAACGCGGGCCACACCGTCGTGATCGGCGATGAGAAGTACGCGCTGCACCTGCTTCCGTCGGGCATCCTCTCGCCGGGCGTGAACGCCGTCATCGGCAACGGCGTCGTCGTCGACCTCGAGGTGCTCTTCGCCGAACTCGAGGCGCTGCACGCCCGCGGCGTCGACACCTCCCGCCTGCGCGTGAGCGCGAACGCGCACATCATCACGCAGTACCACCGGACGCTCGACAAGGTGACCGAGCGCTTCCTCGGCAAGCGTCAGATCGGAACGACGGGTCGAGGCATCGGGCCGGCGTACGCCGACAAGATCAACCGCGTCGGCATCCGCGTGCAGGACCTGTTCGACGAGAACATCCTGCGCCAGAAGGTCGAGGGCGCCCTCGACCAGAAGAACCACCTCCTGCTCAAGGTCTACAACCGCCGCGCGATCACGGTCGACGAGGTCGTCGAAGACCTGCTGTCGTACGTCGAGCGCCTGCGTCCGCTCGTCGCCGACACGTCCCTGCTCCTCAACGACGCGCTCGACAGCGGCGACGTCGTGGTGTTCGAGGGCGGGCAGGCGACGATGCTCGACGTCGACCACGGCACGTACCCGTTCGTGACGTCGTCGTCGGCGACCGCGGGCGGCGCCGCGACGGGCTCGGGCGTCGGCCCCAACCGCCTCGATCGCATCGTCGGGATCGTGAAGGCGTACACCACGCGCGTCGGGTCGGGCCCCTTCCCCACCGAGCTGCACGACGAGAAGGGCGACTGGCTGCGCTCGCGCGGCTTCGAGTTCGGCACGACGACCGGCCGTCCGCGCCGCGTCGGCTGGTACGACGCGCCCCTCACGCGCTACGCGACGCGCATCAACGGCATCACCGACCTCGTGCTCACGAAGCTCGACATCCTCACCGGGCTCGAGCAGATCCCCGTGTGCGTCGCCTACCACGTCGAGGGCGAGCGGTTCGACGACGTCCCGGTCAGCCAGTCCGACTTCCACCACGCGAAGCCGATCTACGAGTACTTCCCGGGCTGGAGCGAAGACATCAGCACCGCGCGCTCGTTCGACGACCTGCCTCAGGCCGCGCGCGACTACGTGCTCGCGCTCGAGGAGATGAGCGGAACCCGCATCTCCGTCATCGGCGTCGGCGCCGCACGCGACGCGGTGGTCGTGCGGCACGACCTCATCGACTGA
- a CDS encoding GntR family transcriptional regulator, with product MIEEGRPLYVQIAESVGDAIVDGSLAEESQAPSTNELAAFHRINPATAAKGIAMLVDRGVLYKRRGIGMFVATGAREMLLAERRTAFADNFIEPLMTEARRLGFTPDDVARLIRERDAELPSKPNQTTTEGTIR from the coding sequence GTGATCGAAGAGGGGCGACCGCTCTACGTGCAGATCGCGGAGAGCGTCGGAGACGCCATCGTCGACGGCAGCCTGGCCGAAGAGTCGCAGGCTCCATCGACGAATGAGCTCGCCGCCTTCCATCGCATCAATCCCGCAACCGCAGCGAAGGGGATCGCCATGCTCGTCGACCGGGGCGTGCTCTACAAGCGCCGCGGCATCGGCATGTTCGTCGCGACTGGAGCGCGCGAGATGCTGCTCGCCGAGCGACGGACGGCGTTCGCCGACAACTTCATCGAGCCGCTGATGACCGAGGCGCGGAGGCTGGGCTTCACGCCCGATGACGTCGCGCGCCTCATCCGCGAACGCGACGCCGAACTGCCCTCGAAACCGAACCAGACCACCACCGAAGGGACGATCCGATGA
- a CDS encoding chorismate mutase codes for MTDDADPTGTLLRLRASIDNIDAALIYLLAERFRCTKQVGELKAEHGLPPSDPAREEQQIARLRRLAEDADLDPEFAQKWFTFVVAEVIRHHTAVANGR; via the coding sequence ATGACAGACGACGCCGACCCGACGGGCACTCTGCTGCGACTGCGGGCCAGTATCGACAACATCGACGCCGCCCTCATCTATCTCCTCGCGGAGCGGTTCCGCTGCACGAAGCAGGTCGGCGAGCTCAAGGCCGAGCACGGGCTCCCGCCCTCCGACCCCGCGCGGGAGGAGCAGCAGATCGCCCGTCTGCGCCGTCTGGCCGAAGACGCCGACCTCGACCCCGAGTTCGCGCAGAAGTGGTTCACGTTCGTCGTGGCCGAGGTGATCCGTCACCACACCGCCGTCGCCAACGGCCGCTGA
- a CDS encoding lactonase family protein, with amino-acid sequence MRFWLGGYTPEMEGSARGIGGLLAGAPDDPLAGGPLAYTGGVVRARREDEIPDAAAADPSIARDPAAMGSPSWLAAHPRLDVVYAALEGSAQVVALRRAGDSELEYLGAPVPVGDTVCHVAVAPDASSLVASAWGDGKVVRVALDAAGRPGRPVTAAAASDPYGDDSDEASAATFASAGAIDLAAAARALREAAGEEYAHFVPDHDAAPAPEPGTDAAEEPARTSRAHAAAFLPDGRIATTDLGFDLVRIWRDTATGLRLDHEVVLPKGCGPRHMVVHPSGHLHVVTEFSGEVFTLGRDREGRWRVLAGTAASPAAGLGDTGAELAMSRDGQFLYAGLRGSNTIATLRVRGAGETVEPVALADSGVDWPRHHLLVRDTLLVAGQRSNEVVSLTLDERTGAPGRVRHRAEVPSPSCILPAR; translated from the coding sequence GTGAGGTTCTGGCTCGGCGGGTACACGCCCGAGATGGAGGGCTCCGCGCGCGGCATCGGCGGTCTGCTTGCGGGCGCTCCGGACGACCCTCTCGCGGGCGGTCCGCTCGCGTACACGGGCGGTGTCGTGCGCGCGCGCCGCGAGGACGAGATTCCGGATGCCGCAGCAGCCGACCCTTCGATCGCGCGCGACCCCGCGGCGATGGGCTCGCCGTCGTGGCTGGCGGCGCATCCGCGACTCGATGTCGTGTACGCCGCGCTCGAAGGCTCCGCGCAGGTCGTCGCCCTGCGCCGTGCGGGCGACTCCGAGCTGGAGTACCTCGGCGCGCCCGTTCCGGTGGGAGACACCGTGTGCCACGTCGCGGTCGCGCCGGACGCGTCGTCGCTCGTCGCCTCCGCGTGGGGCGACGGCAAGGTCGTGCGGGTCGCGCTCGATGCCGCGGGGCGGCCTGGGCGGCCGGTGACGGCGGCCGCGGCATCCGACCCCTACGGCGACGACTCCGACGAGGCATCCGCGGCGACATTCGCGTCGGCCGGTGCCATCGACCTCGCGGCGGCCGCCCGCGCGCTGCGCGAGGCTGCGGGTGAGGAGTATGCGCACTTCGTGCCCGACCACGACGCCGCGCCCGCGCCCGAGCCCGGGACCGATGCCGCGGAGGAGCCCGCGCGCACCTCGCGCGCGCACGCGGCGGCGTTCCTGCCGGATGGCCGCATCGCGACGACCGACCTCGGGTTCGACCTCGTGCGCATCTGGCGCGACACCGCCACCGGGTTGCGCCTCGACCACGAGGTCGTCCTGCCGAAGGGATGCGGTCCGCGGCATATGGTCGTGCACCCGAGCGGGCACCTCCACGTCGTGACCGAGTTCTCGGGCGAGGTCTTCACGCTCGGGCGCGATCGCGAGGGTCGGTGGCGCGTGCTCGCGGGCACCGCCGCATCGCCGGCGGCCGGCCTCGGCGACACCGGTGCCGAGCTCGCGATGTCGCGCGACGGGCAGTTCCTCTACGCCGGTCTGCGCGGCTCGAACACGATCGCGACGCTGCGCGTGCGCGGCGCGGGCGAGACGGTGGAGCCGGTGGCCCTCGCCGACTCGGGGGTCGACTGGCCCCGCCATCACCTCTTGGTCCGCGACACCCTGCTGGTCGCGGGCCAGCGCTCCAACGAGGTCGTGTCGCTCACGCTCGACGAGCGCACCGGAGCTCCCGGGCGCGTGCGGCACCGCGCGGAGGTGCCGTCGCCGTCCTGCATCCTTCCGGCGCGTTGA
- a CDS encoding AI-2E family transporter yields the protein MSDGTASPGPESVAADPAAGTDAAVADPAVSIFDAPPPQASPPARLAHINHPVALGFFITLGGLFAFVLGVAVSNLSTIIIYIVFALFAALGLDPIVRWFERRNVKRPWAIVIVYAAFAVVMIVALWLIVPAVVTQIAQFIGSIPEMVDDFESSDLYAWLQANVGDQIGTILSEVEGFLTNPANIAAIGGGILRIGVGVATTISGLIIVLVLSLYFLASLPVIKESFNRFAPARNRAKVASMTEEITDSIGGYLMGMVILAFCNSVVAFILHLALGLPFPALMAVLAFAITLIPLIGSVLYWVIATTVALFTGWVPALIFAAIYLVYMQIEAYLLTPRVMNKTISVPGALVVIGALVGGTLLGLLGALVAIPVTASILLIIKQVLIPRQDAKE from the coding sequence ATGAGCGACGGCACGGCGAGCCCTGGTCCTGAATCCGTCGCAGCCGATCCGGCTGCCGGCACAGATGCGGCGGTTGCCGACCCCGCCGTCTCGATCTTCGACGCTCCACCACCCCAGGCGTCACCTCCCGCGCGATTGGCGCACATCAACCATCCGGTCGCCCTCGGCTTCTTCATCACGCTGGGCGGTCTGTTCGCGTTCGTGCTCGGCGTCGCGGTCTCGAACCTGTCGACGATCATCATCTACATCGTCTTCGCCCTGTTCGCCGCTCTCGGACTCGACCCGATCGTGCGCTGGTTCGAGCGGCGCAATGTGAAGCGGCCATGGGCCATCGTCATCGTCTATGCGGCGTTCGCCGTCGTCATGATCGTCGCCCTGTGGCTGATCGTGCCTGCTGTCGTCACGCAGATCGCACAGTTCATCGGCTCCATCCCCGAAATGGTGGACGACTTCGAGTCATCCGACCTGTACGCGTGGCTGCAGGCGAATGTCGGCGATCAGATCGGCACGATTCTCAGCGAGGTCGAGGGCTTCCTGACGAATCCCGCGAACATCGCCGCGATCGGCGGAGGCATTCTCCGGATCGGCGTGGGAGTCGCCACCACGATCTCGGGTCTCATCATCGTGCTGGTGCTGAGCCTGTACTTCCTCGCGTCGCTGCCGGTCATCAAGGAGTCGTTCAATCGATTCGCGCCGGCCCGCAACCGCGCGAAGGTCGCGAGCATGACCGAGGAGATCACCGATTCCATCGGCGGCTACCTCATGGGGATGGTGATCCTCGCCTTCTGCAACTCGGTCGTGGCGTTCATCCTGCACCTCGCACTCGGACTGCCGTTCCCGGCGCTCATGGCGGTGCTCGCCTTCGCGATCACGCTGATACCGCTCATCGGCTCGGTGCTGTACTGGGTCATCGCCACGACGGTCGCGCTCTTCACGGGATGGGTGCCGGCGCTCATCTTCGCCGCCATCTACCTCGTGTACATGCAGATCGAGGCATACCTGCTCACCCCACGCGTGATGAACAAGACGATCTCGGTGCCGGGGGCGCTCGTCGTCATCGGCGCACTCGTCGGCGGCACGCTGCTCGGCCTGCTCGGCGCTCTCGTCGCGATCCCGGTGACGGCGTCGATCCTGCTCATCATCAAGCAGGTGCTCATTCCGAGGCAGGACGCGAAGGAGTAG
- the argG gene encoding argininosuccinate synthase, which translates to MSKVLQSLPISERVGIAFSGGLDTSVAVAWMRDKGAIPCTYTGDLGQPDEDDIESIPERALTYGAEVSRLVDCKPALVEEGFGALACGAFHIRSAGRTYFNTTPIGRAVTGTLLVRAMKADGVDIWGDGSTYKGNDIERFYRYGLLANPALRIYKPWLDADFVRELGGRKEMSEWLVAHGFPYRDSAEKAYSTDANIWGATHEAKTLEHLDVSLETVEPIMGVRFWDPSVQIEAEDVTVTFEAGRPVALNGVEHSDGVALVHEANRIGGRHGLGMSDQIENRIIEAKSRGIYEAPGMALLFIAYERLVNGILNEDTLATYHEQGRRLGRLMYEGRWLEPQSLMLRESIQKWVGSTITGTVTLRLRRGEDYTILDTTGPGLSYHPEKLSMERVGDAAFGPTDRIGQLTMRNLDIADSRSRLEYYASAGIIGGATGELVGRLHPGEAGEITEHAEAYSAEREELAEATDAANEASAFDLGTD; encoded by the coding sequence ATGTCCAAAGTGCTCCAGTCCCTGCCCATCAGCGAGCGCGTCGGCATCGCCTTCTCGGGCGGACTGGACACCTCCGTCGCGGTGGCGTGGATGCGCGACAAGGGCGCGATCCCCTGCACGTACACGGGCGACCTCGGACAGCCCGACGAAGACGACATCGAGTCGATCCCCGAGCGCGCGCTCACCTACGGCGCCGAGGTGTCGCGGCTCGTCGACTGCAAGCCCGCGCTCGTCGAAGAGGGCTTCGGAGCGCTCGCGTGCGGTGCGTTCCACATCCGCTCCGCAGGCCGCACGTACTTCAACACGACGCCGATCGGCCGCGCCGTGACGGGCACGCTGCTCGTCCGCGCGATGAAGGCGGACGGCGTCGACATCTGGGGCGACGGCTCCACCTACAAGGGCAACGACATCGAGCGGTTCTACCGCTACGGCCTGCTCGCCAACCCCGCGCTGCGCATCTACAAGCCGTGGCTCGACGCCGACTTCGTGCGCGAGCTCGGCGGCCGCAAAGAGATGAGCGAATGGCTGGTCGCGCACGGATTCCCGTACCGCGACTCGGCGGAGAAGGCGTACTCGACGGATGCCAACATCTGGGGCGCCACGCACGAGGCGAAGACCCTCGAGCACCTCGACGTGTCGCTCGAGACGGTCGAGCCCATCATGGGCGTGCGCTTCTGGGACCCGTCGGTCCAGATCGAGGCCGAAGACGTCACGGTGACCTTCGAGGCCGGCCGCCCGGTCGCGCTCAACGGGGTCGAGCACTCCGACGGCGTCGCACTCGTGCACGAGGCGAACCGCATCGGCGGTCGCCACGGCCTCGGCATGAGCGACCAGATCGAGAACCGCATCATCGAGGCCAAGTCGCGCGGCATCTACGAGGCGCCGGGCATGGCGCTCCTGTTCATCGCGTACGAGCGCCTGGTCAACGGCATCCTCAACGAAGACACGCTCGCGACCTACCACGAGCAGGGCCGCCGCCTCGGACGCCTCATGTACGAAGGCCGCTGGCTCGAGCCGCAGTCGCTCATGCTGCGCGAGTCGATCCAGAAGTGGGTGGGCTCGACCATCACGGGCACCGTCACCCTGCGGCTGCGCCGCGGCGAGGACTACACGATCCTCGACACCACCGGCCCCGGCCTCTCGTACCACCCCGAGAAGCTCTCGATGGAGCGCGTCGGCGACGCGGCGTTCGGCCCCACGGACCGCATCGGCCAGCTCACGATGCGCAACCTCGACATCGCCGACTCGCGCTCGCGCCTCGAGTACTACGCCTCCGCCGGAATCATCGGCGGCGCGACGGGCGAGCTCGTCGGGCGCCTGCACCCGGGCGAGGCAGGCGAGATCACCGAGCACGCCGAAGCCTACAGCGCCGAGCGCGAAGAGCTCGCAGAGGCGACGGATGCCGCGAACGAGGCATCCGCGTTCGACCTCGGCACCGACTGA
- a CDS encoding ABC transporter ATP-binding protein, translated as MTSVIEVTSLTKRYRDTLAVDDVSFSIEKDTIYGLLGRNGAGKTTVMSILTAQNFPTRGDLRVFGEHPYENARVLSRMCFVRESQKYPDDAMPRHAFDTARLFFPNWDQEFAERLIDDFQLPVKRRIKKLSRGQLSAVGVIIGLASRAEITFFDEPYLGLDAVARQIFYDRLLEDYAEHPRTVILSSHLIDEVSNLIEKVLVIDRGRIIMDEDTDAVRDRATNIVGDSAAVEAFVAGREVIHRESLGHVSSVTVLGTLTAAERGRLAAAGLDLAPVSLQQLIVRLTQHVSGTAAGAAASASAASSTDADLDEGALR; from the coding sequence ATGACCTCCGTGATCGAGGTGACGAGTCTCACGAAGCGCTACCGCGACACGCTCGCGGTCGACGACGTGAGCTTCTCGATCGAGAAAGACACCATCTACGGCCTGCTCGGGCGCAACGGCGCCGGAAAGACCACCGTGATGTCGATCCTCACGGCGCAGAACTTCCCGACACGCGGCGACCTGCGCGTGTTCGGCGAGCATCCGTACGAGAACGCACGCGTGCTCAGCCGCATGTGCTTCGTGCGCGAGAGCCAGAAGTACCCCGACGACGCGATGCCGCGCCACGCGTTCGACACGGCTCGACTCTTCTTCCCGAACTGGGACCAGGAGTTCGCCGAGCGCCTCATCGACGACTTCCAGCTGCCCGTCAAGCGCCGCATCAAGAAGCTCTCGCGCGGTCAGCTCTCGGCCGTCGGGGTCATCATCGGGCTCGCGTCGCGCGCCGAGATCACGTTCTTCGACGAGCCGTACCTCGGACTCGACGCCGTCGCGCGCCAGATCTTCTACGATCGCCTGCTCGAGGACTACGCCGAGCACCCCCGCACGGTGATCCTCTCGAGCCACCTGATCGACGAGGTCTCGAACCTCATCGAGAAGGTGCTCGTGATCGATCGCGGGCGCATCATCATGGATGAAGACACGGATGCCGTGCGCGACCGCGCCACGAACATCGTCGGCGACTCCGCCGCAGTCGAGGCATTCGTCGCCGGACGCGAGGTGATCCACCGCGAGAGCCTCGGGCACGTCTCCAGCGTGACCGTCCTCGGCACGCTCACGGCCGCCGAGCGGGGGCGCCTCGCCGCGGCCGGACTCGACCTCGCCCCGGTGTCGCTGCAGCAGCTCATCGTGCGCTTGACGCAGCACGTCTCGGGCACGGCGGCCGGCGCCGCCGCATCCGCCTCTGCGGCCTCCTCCACCGACGCCGACCTCGACGAAGGAGCTCTGCGATGA
- a CDS encoding patatin-like phospholipase family protein, which yields MRRPVSFVLGGGGIRGAVEIGMLRALLERGIRPDHVVGTSIGAINGALVAADPTPAVVEALMAAWTSPEAGAVYGESLFTQFRRFLRTKTHLNSPAPLREILERALGEDTTFEGLPVPLQVVAASIERAAEHVFDSGPLIPAILASSAVPGLLPAVEIDGEHYVDGGIVNSIPIEQAVRAGARTVFVLQVGRVEAPLTAPKTALDTARVAFEIARRHRYARDLASLPEGVELHLLPSGGPLDGDDSLMAYRRMTTVRRRIDQAFEASRAYLDELDARGRAAAGEGRA from the coding sequence ATGCGGCGACCCGTCTCATTCGTGCTCGGCGGTGGCGGCATCCGCGGCGCCGTCGAGATCGGCATGCTGCGGGCGCTGCTGGAGCGGGGAATCCGTCCCGACCATGTCGTCGGCACCTCGATCGGTGCGATCAACGGCGCCCTCGTCGCGGCAGACCCTACCCCGGCGGTGGTCGAGGCGCTCATGGCCGCATGGACTTCGCCCGAGGCGGGCGCCGTGTACGGGGAGTCGCTGTTCACGCAGTTCCGCCGGTTCCTGCGCACGAAGACGCACCTGAACTCGCCGGCGCCGCTGCGCGAGATCCTCGAGCGCGCCCTCGGCGAGGACACGACGTTCGAGGGGCTGCCCGTCCCGCTGCAGGTCGTCGCCGCGAGCATCGAGCGGGCGGCCGAGCACGTGTTCGACTCGGGACCGCTCATCCCGGCGATCCTCGCCTCGTCCGCGGTGCCGGGCCTGCTGCCGGCCGTCGAGATCGACGGCGAGCACTACGTCGACGGCGGCATCGTGAACTCGATCCCGATCGAGCAGGCGGTGCGCGCGGGTGCGCGGACCGTGTTCGTGCTCCAAGTGGGTCGCGTCGAGGCGCCGCTCACCGCACCGAAGACCGCGCTCGACACGGCGCGCGTCGCGTTCGAGATCGCGCGGCGCCACCGGTACGCGCGCGATCTCGCCTCGCTCCCGGAGGGCGTGGAACTGCACCTGCTGCCGTCGGGCGGACCGCTCGACGGGGACGACTCGCTCATGGCATACCGGCGCATGACGACCGTGCGACGGCGCATCGACCAGGCGTTCGAGGCGAGTCGCGCGTACCTCGACGAGCTCGACGCTCGCGGTCGCGCGGCCGCCGGCGAAGGGCGCGCGTGA
- a CDS encoding DUF1214 domain-containing protein translates to MTIHVNADNFVRAENDRMFHDIQRDAGGVSMFRHNRQPASIDEQTVIRLNRDTLYSFAVVDLSGGATLTLPDAGTRYLSAMIVDRDHHVRAVLHGAGRYDLAALAPDSDYALVAVRTLVDPRDPEDIAAVAAVQDEIGVEAASARPFELPDYDIASMDATRAALLQLAAGLRGFDRMFGGAGEVDPVRHLIGTAAGWGGLPSSEASYVGFDPQRPVGRYDLTLRDVPVDAFWSISVYNAEGFFEKNDEGRYTVNSITGVPDADGAITVRFRPPGDAGEPNAIPVPEGWNYLLRLYRPRAEFFDGAWRLPELVDAPDH, encoded by the coding sequence ATGACGATTCACGTGAACGCGGACAACTTCGTCCGCGCCGAGAACGATCGCATGTTCCACGACATCCAGCGCGATGCCGGCGGTGTCAGCATGTTCCGCCACAACCGGCAGCCGGCGTCGATCGACGAGCAGACGGTCATCCGCCTGAACCGAGACACCCTCTACAGCTTCGCGGTCGTCGACCTCAGCGGTGGCGCGACGCTGACATTGCCGGATGCCGGCACCCGCTACCTCTCGGCCATGATCGTCGACCGCGACCACCACGTGCGGGCGGTGCTGCACGGCGCCGGTCGCTACGATCTCGCGGCGCTCGCGCCGGACTCCGACTACGCGCTCGTCGCGGTGCGCACGCTCGTCGACCCGCGCGACCCCGAGGACATCGCGGCGGTCGCCGCGGTGCAGGACGAGATCGGAGTGGAGGCGGCATCCGCCCGGCCCTTCGAACTGCCCGACTACGACATCGCCTCGATGGACGCCACCCGCGCGGCGCTGCTTCAACTCGCCGCCGGACTCCGCGGGTTCGACCGCATGTTCGGCGGGGCCGGCGAGGTCGATCCGGTGCGCCACCTCATCGGCACGGCGGCCGGCTGGGGAGGGTTGCCGTCGAGCGAGGCGTCGTATGTCGGCTTCGATCCGCAGCGGCCCGTCGGGCGCTACGACCTCACGCTGCGCGACGTGCCGGTCGACGCGTTCTGGTCGATCTCGGTGTACAACGCAGAGGGCTTCTTCGAGAAGAACGACGAGGGCCGCTATACCGTGAACAGCATCACAGGAGTTCCCGATGCCGACGGTGCGATCACCGTGCGATTCCGGCCGCCGGGCGACGCCGGCGAGCCGAACGCGATACCCGTCCCCGAGGGCTGGAACTACCTCTTGAGGCTCTACCGCCCGCGGGCCGAGTTCTTCGACGGAGCGTGGAGACTGCCCGAGCTGGTGGACGCTCCTGACCACTGA